In one window of Helianthus annuus cultivar XRQ/B chromosome 17, HanXRQr2.0-SUNRISE, whole genome shotgun sequence DNA:
- the LOC110922837 gene encoding equilibrative nucleotide transporter 3, with the protein MEVSVAATASASRSSENPTKVEGKYKAMLMCWILGIGCLFSWNSMLTIEDYYINLFPKYHPSRVLTLVYQPTAFITLVILTYYEAKVDTRKRNLLGYVLFFFSTLAVLVLDLATSGRGGRGPFVGVCVVSAAFGLADGIAQGGMVGDLSYMLPEFIQSFLAGLAASGAITSCLRMLTKGLFDNSQNGLRKGAILFFAICAIFELLCVLLYAFVFPKLPIVKFFRSKAASEGSKTVSADVVAGAIQSHCENVGTNLEKLGRLSNKQLLIENIDYAMDMFLTYLLTLSIFPGFLSEDTGSHSLGSWYAVVLIAMFNVWDLVGRYIPLLQGAKLESRKGIVIAVFARFLLIPAFYFTAKYADQGWMIVLTSFLGLSGGYLTVCILTSAPKGYTGPEQNALGNILVSFLMGGIFIGVTSDWLWLIGKGW; encoded by the exons ATGGAAGTTTCAGTAGCAGCAACAGCATCTGCGTCACGTTCATCTGAGAATCCAACAAAAGTTGAG gGCAAGTATAAAGCAATGCTGATGTGTTGGATTCTTGGAATTGGATGTTTGTTTTCTTGGAATAGTATGTTGACAATAGAAGACTACTATATTAATCTGTTTCCG AAATACCACCCCTCAAGAGTCCTCACACTCGTGTATCAACCAACGGCGTTTATAACACTCGTGATACTTACATACTATGAAGCAAAAGTCGATACTAGAAAACGAAACTTACTTGGATATGTTCTATTCTTCTTTAGTACTCTCGCAGTTCTTGTT TTGGATCTAGCCACGTCTGGTAGAGGAGGAAGAGGACCTTTCGTCGGTGTATGTGTAGTAAGTGCCGCATTTGGATTAGCCGACGGGATTGCACAAGGTGGAATGGTCGGAGACTTATCATACATGCTTCCAGAGTTCATTCAA tCGTTTCTTGCAGGGCTTGCTGCATCAGGCGCTATTACCTCCTGTTTGCGCATGTTAACGAAAGGCTTGTTTGATAATTCACAAAACGGTTTACGAAAGGGAGCTA TTTTGTTCTTTGCTATATGCGCAATCTTTGAGTTGCTTTGCGTTCTTCTTTACGCATTCGTTTTCCCCAAGCTTCCGATTGTGAAATTCTTCCGCTCGAAGGCAGCTTCTGAAGGGTCTAAAACGGTTTCCGCAGATGTTGTTGCTGGTGCCATTCAATCACATTGTGAAAAT GTGGGTACTAATCTTGAAAAGCTGGGAAGATTAAGCAACAAGCAATTGCTCATAGAAAACATAGATTATGCAATGGATATGTTTCTAACATATCTTCTAACATTGTCTATTTTCCCTGGGTTCTTATCGGAGGACACCGGCTCACATAGCTTGGGTTCATG GTATGCAGTTGTTCTGATTGCTATGTTCAATGTATGGGATCTGGTGGGACGATATATTCCACTCCTCCAAGGTGCGAAATTGGAATCACGAAAAGGGATTGTCATAGCAGTTTTTGCAAGATTTTTGCTCATTCCAGCGTTCTATTTCACGGCTAAGTATGCTGATCAGGGCTGGATGATAGTTTTGACATCGTTTTTGGGGTTGTCTGGTGGTTACCTTACAGTCTGCATTCTTACTTCCGCTCCAAAAGGATATACG GGTCCGGAACAGAATGCATTAGGGAATATACTTGTGTCGTTTCTAATGGGAGGCATTTTTATCGGGGTCACCTCCGACTGGTTATGGCTAATTGGCAAAGGTTGGTGA